In Streptococcus oralis, a single window of DNA contains:
- the ptsP gene encoding phosphoenolpyruvate--protein phosphotransferase, whose product MTEMLKGIAASDGVAVAKAYLLVQPDLSFETVTVEDTNAEEARLDAALKASQDELSVIREKAVGTLGEEAAQVFDAHLMVLADPEMISQIKETIRAKKVNAEAGLKEVTDMFITIFEGMEDNPYMQERAADIRDVTKRVLANLLGKKLPNPASINEEVIVIAHDLTPSDTAQLDKNFVKAFVTNIGGRTSHSAIMARTLEIAAVLGTNNITEIVKDGDILAVNGITGEVIINPTDEQAAEFKAAGEAYAKQKAEWALLKDAKTVTADGKHFELAANIGTPKDVEGVNDNGAEAVGLYRTEFLYMDSQDFPTEDEQYEAYKAVLEGMNGKPVVVRTMDIGGDKELPYFDMPHEMNPFLGFRALRISISETGDAMFRTQIRALLRASVHGQLRIMFPMVALLKEFRAAKAVFDEEKANLLAEGVAVADNIQVGIMIEIPAAAMLADQFAKEVDFFSIGTNDLIQYTMAADRMNEQVSYLYQPYNPSILRLINNVIKAAHAEGKWAGMCGEMAGDQKAVPLLVGMGLDEFSMSATSVLRTRSLMKKLDTAKMEEYANRALTECSTMEEVLELQKEYVNFD is encoded by the coding sequence ATGACAGAAATGCTTAAAGGAATCGCAGCATCAGACGGTGTTGCAGTTGCAAAAGCATATCTACTCGTTCAACCGGATTTGTCATTTGAGACTGTTACAGTCGAAGATACAAACGCAGAAGAAGCTCGCCTTGATGCCGCTCTAAAAGCATCACAAGACGAGCTTTCTGTTATTCGTGAGAAAGCAGTAGGTACGCTCGGTGAAGAAGCTGCTCAAGTATTTGACGCTCACTTAATGGTTCTTGCTGACCCAGAAATGATCAGCCAAATCAAGGAAACAATCCGTGCGAAGAAAGTGAATGCAGAAGCAGGTCTGAAAGAAGTAACAGACATGTTTATCACTATCTTTGAAGGCATGGAAGACAACCCATACATGCAAGAACGTGCAGCGGATATCCGCGACGTGACAAAACGTGTATTGGCCAATCTCCTTGGTAAAAAATTGCCAAACCCAGCTTCTATCAATGAAGAAGTGATCGTGATTGCGCATGACTTGACTCCTTCAGATACAGCTCAATTGGACAAAAACTTTGTAAAAGCTTTTGTAACCAACATTGGTGGACGTACAAGCCACTCGGCTATCATGGCGCGTACGCTTGAAATTGCAGCAGTATTGGGTACAAACAACATCACTGAAATCGTTAAAGACGGTGACATTCTTGCCGTTAACGGTATCACAGGTGAGGTTATTATCAACCCAACTGATGAGCAAGCGGCTGAATTCAAGGCTGCTGGTGAAGCTTATGCGAAACAAAAAGCTGAATGGGCTCTCTTGAAAGATGCTAAAACAGTAACAGCTGATGGTAAACACTTTGAATTGGCTGCCAACATCGGTACTCCAAAAGACGTTGAAGGTGTCAATGACAACGGTGCTGAAGCTGTTGGTCTTTACCGTACAGAGTTCTTGTACATGGATTCTCAAGACTTCCCAACAGAAGACGAGCAGTACGAAGCTTACAAGGCTGTACTTGAAGGAATGAACGGTAAACCTGTTGTTGTTCGTACAATGGACATCGGTGGAGATAAGGAACTTCCTTACTTCGATATGCCTCACGAAATGAACCCATTCCTTGGATTCCGTGCCCTTCGTATCTCTATTTCTGAGACTGGAGATGCTATGTTCCGCACACAAATCCGTGCCCTTCTTCGTGCGTCTGTTCACGGTCAATTGCGTATCATGTTCCCAATGGTTGCGCTCTTGAAAGAATTCCGTGCAGCGAAAGCAGTCTTTGACGAAGAAAAAGCAAACCTTCTTGCTGAAGGTGTTGCAGTTGCGGATAATATTCAAGTTGGTATCATGATCGAAATCCCAGCAGCAGCAATGCTTGCAGACCAATTTGCTAAAGAAGTTGACTTCTTCTCAATTGGTACAAACGACTTGATCCAATACACAATGGCAGCAGACCGTATGAATGAGCAAGTTTCATACCTTTACCAACCATACAACCCATCAATCCTACGCTTGATCAACAATGTGATCAAAGCGGCTCACGCTGAAGGTAAATGGGCAGGTATGTGTGGTGAGATGGCTGGTGACCAAAAAGCTGTTCCACTTCTTGTCGGAATGGGCTTGGATGAGTTCTCTATGTCAGCAACATCTGTCCTTCGTACACGTAGCTTGATGAAGAAACTCGATACAGCTAAGATGGAAGAGTACGCAAACCGTGCCCTTACAGAATGCTCAACAATGGAAGAAGTTCTTGAACTTCAAAAAGAATACGTTAATTTTGATTAA
- the nrdH gene encoding glutaredoxin-like protein NrdH, with amino-acid sequence MVTVYSKNNCVQCKMTKRFLDSNNVAYREINLDEQPEYIDQVKELGFSAAPVIQTPTEVFSGFQPGKLKQLA; translated from the coding sequence ATGGTAACCGTTTATTCTAAAAACAACTGTGTCCAATGTAAGATGACCAAGCGTTTCTTGGACAGCAACAATGTCGCTTATCGTGAGATCAATCTCGACGAGCAACCAGAGTACATCGATCAAGTTAAAGAGCTCGGTTTCAGCGCAGCTCCTGTTATCCAAACACCAACTGAAGTCTTTTCAGGCTTCCAACCAGGAAAACTGAAACAATTAGCATAA
- the nrdF gene encoding class 1b ribonucleoside-diphosphate reductase subunit beta, with amino-acid sequence METYYKAINWNAIEDVIDKSTWEKLTEQFWLDTRIPLSNDLDDWRKLSNKEKDLVGKVFGGLTLLDTMQSETGVQALRSDIRTPHEEAVFNNIQFMESVHAKSYSSIFSTLNTKAEIEEIFEWTNTNPYLQRKAEIINEIYLNGSPLEKKVASVFLETFLFYSGFFTPLYYLGNNKLANVAEIIKLIIRDESVHGTYIGYKFQLGFNELPEEEQEKLKEWMYDLLYTLYENEEGYTESLYDGVGWTEEVKTFLRYNANKALMNLGQDPLFPDSADDVNPIVMNGISTGTSNHDFFSQVGNGYLLGEVEAMQDEDYNYGLD; translated from the coding sequence ATGGAAACTTACTACAAAGCCATTAACTGGAATGCCATCGAAGATGTCATCGACAAATCAACTTGGGAAAAGCTGACGGAGCAATTCTGGCTCGACACTCGTATCCCCTTGTCAAATGACCTTGACGACTGGAGAAAACTATCAAACAAGGAAAAAGACTTGGTAGGAAAAGTCTTTGGTGGTTTGACCCTTCTTGATACCATGCAATCAGAAACAGGGGTTCAGGCGCTTCGCTCAGACATCCGTACACCGCATGAAGAAGCTGTTTTTAACAACATCCAATTTATGGAATCTGTCCACGCAAAATCTTATTCTTCTATCTTTTCGACCTTGAATACTAAGGCTGAAATCGAAGAAATCTTTGAATGGACCAACACTAACCCCTACCTTCAAAGAAAAGCGGAGATTATCAATGAAATCTATCTCAATGGTAGCCCACTAGAAAAGAAAGTTGCCAGCGTTTTCCTTGAAACTTTCCTCTTCTACTCTGGTTTCTTTACGCCCCTCTACTATCTCGGTAACAACAAACTGGCCAACGTTGCGGAAATCATCAAACTGATCATCCGTGATGAGTCTGTTCATGGAACTTATATTGGTTACAAATTCCAACTTGGTTTCAATGAATTACCTGAAGAAGAGCAAGAAAAGCTCAAAGAATGGATGTACGATCTGCTCTACACTCTCTACGAGAACGAAGAGGGGTATACAGAAAGCCTCTATGACGGTGTTGGTTGGACAGAAGAAGTTAAAACCTTCCTTCGCTACAATGCCAATAAGGCCCTTATGAACCTAGGACAAGATCCACTCTTCCCAGATTCAGCTGATGATGTCAATCCAATCGTTATGAACGGTATTTCAACAGGAACTTCTAACCACGACTTCTTCTCTCAAGTCGGAAATGGTTACCTCCTTGGTGAAGTTGAAGCCATGCAAGACGAGGACTACAACTACGGTTTAGACTAA
- a CDS encoding lactose-specific PTS transporter subunit EIIC, translated as MNKLISFIEKGKPFFEKLSRNIYLRAIRDGFIAGMPVILFSSIFILIAFVPNSWGFKWSDEVVAFLMKPYSYSMGILALLVAGTTAKSLTDSVNRSMEKTNQINYMSTLLAAIVGLLMLAADPIENGLATGFLGTKGLLSAFLAAFVTVAIYKVCVKNNVTIRMPDEVPPNISQVFKDVIPFTLSVVSLYALDLLARHFVGASVAESIGKFFAPLFSAADGYLGITIIFGAFAFFWFVGIHGPSIVEPAIAAITYANAEVNLNLLQQGMHADKILTSGTQMFIVTMGGTGATLVVPFMFMWLTKSKRNRAIGRASVVPTFFGVNEPILFGAPLVLNPIFFIPFIFAPIANVWIFKFFIETLGMNSFTANLPWTTPGPLGIVLGTNFQFLSFVLAALLILVDVAIYYPFLKVYDEQILEEERSGKANDELKEKVAANFNTAKADAILEKAGVEAAQNTITEETNVLVLCAGGGTSGLLANALNKAAAEYKVPVKAAAGGYGAHREMLPEFDLVILAPQVASNFEDMKAETDKLGIKLAKTEGGQYIKLTRDGKGALAFVQAQFEE; from the coding sequence ATGAACAAACTAATTTCATTTATCGAGAAAGGGAAGCCTTTCTTTGAAAAACTGTCTCGTAATATCTATCTTCGTGCTATTCGTGATGGTTTCATTGCAGGTATGCCTGTTATTCTCTTCTCAAGTATCTTTATCTTGATTGCCTTTGTTCCTAACTCATGGGGTTTTAAATGGTCTGACGAAGTTGTAGCCTTTCTGATGAAACCTTACAGCTATTCAATGGGGATTCTAGCTCTCTTGGTAGCTGGTACAACAGCTAAGTCATTGACCGACTCAGTAAACCGTAGCATGGAGAAAACCAATCAAATCAACTATATGTCAACATTGTTGGCAGCAATTGTTGGTTTGTTGATGTTGGCAGCTGATCCTATCGAAAATGGCCTAGCTACTGGATTCTTGGGGACAAAAGGTTTGCTTTCAGCCTTCCTTGCTGCCTTTGTTACTGTAGCTATCTATAAGGTTTGTGTTAAGAACAACGTCACTATTCGTATGCCTGACGAAGTTCCACCAAATATCTCACAAGTCTTTAAAGATGTGATTCCATTCACTCTATCAGTGGTTTCTCTTTATGCTCTTGATTTACTAGCTCGTCATTTTGTTGGAGCCAGCGTTGCAGAATCAATTGGAAAATTCTTTGCACCATTATTCTCTGCAGCTGATGGCTATCTAGGTATTACCATTATCTTTGGTGCTTTTGCCTTCTTCTGGTTTGTTGGTATCCACGGTCCTTCCATCGTTGAACCAGCAATCGCGGCTATTACCTATGCAAATGCCGAAGTCAACTTGAACCTTCTCCAACAAGGGATGCACGCTGACAAGATTCTTACTTCTGGTACACAAATGTTTATCGTTACCATGGGTGGTACTGGTGCGACACTGGTTGTTCCATTCATGTTCATGTGGTTAACAAAATCAAAACGTAACCGTGCAATCGGACGTGCTTCAGTAGTTCCAACTTTCTTTGGTGTAAATGAACCAATCTTGTTTGGAGCACCGCTTGTCTTGAACCCGATTTTCTTTATTCCATTTATCTTTGCGCCAATTGCCAACGTATGGATCTTTAAATTCTTCATTGAAACGCTTGGCATGAACTCATTTACTGCCAACCTTCCTTGGACAACACCAGGTCCGCTCGGTATTGTTCTCGGTACAAACTTCCAATTCTTGTCATTTGTACTTGCTGCTTTGTTAATCCTTGTTGACGTAGCCATTTACTATCCATTCCTCAAGGTTTATGATGAACAAATCCTTGAAGAAGAACGTTCTGGTAAAGCCAATGATGAATTGAAAGAAAAAGTAGCTGCAAACTTCAATACTGCCAAAGCAGATGCTATTCTTGAAAAAGCTGGTGTAGAAGCAGCGCAAAACACAATTACTGAAGAAACCAATGTCTTGGTTCTCTGTGCAGGTGGAGGAACAAGTGGTCTCCTCGCAAATGCTTTAAATAAAGCAGCTGCGGAGTACAAGGTTCCTGTTAAAGCAGCAGCTGGTGGCTATGGTGCTCACCGTGAAATGTTGCCTGAGTTTGATCTGGTTATCCTTGCTCCTCAAGTTGCTTCTAACTTTGAAGATATGAAAGCAGAGACCGACAAACTTGGTATCAAACTTGCCAAGACAGAAGGTGGCCAATACATTAAATTGACTCGCGATGGAAAAGGTGCTCTTGCCTTTGTTCAAGCGCAGTTTGAAGAATAA
- a CDS encoding PTS lactose/cellobiose transporter subunit IIA has protein sequence MNREEVTLLGFEIVAYAGDARSKLLEALKAAEAGDFAKADSLVEEAGGCIAEAHHAQTSLLTKEAAGEDLAYSVTMMHGQDHLMTTILLKDLMHHLIELYKRGVK, from the coding sequence ATGAATAGAGAAGAAGTAACATTGTTAGGTTTTGAAATTGTTGCCTATGCTGGCGATGCTCGATCAAAACTATTGGAAGCTTTAAAGGCTGCTGAAGCTGGCGATTTTGCGAAAGCGGATAGTTTAGTTGAGGAAGCTGGTGGCTGTATCGCCGAGGCTCATCACGCGCAAACAAGTCTATTGACCAAGGAAGCCGCTGGTGAGGATTTGGCCTATAGTGTGACCATGATGCATGGTCAGGATCACTTGATGACAACTATCTTGCTCAAAGATTTGATGCACCATTTAATCGAACTCTATAAGAGAGGAGTTAAGTAA
- the lacG gene encoding 6-phospho-beta-galactosidase — translation MTKTLPKDFIFGGATAAYQAEGATNTDGKGPVAWDKYLKDNYWYTAEPASDFYHKYPVDLKLAEEYGVNGIRISIAWSRIFPTGYGKVNDKGVEFYHNLFAECHKRHVEPFVTLHHFDTPEALHSNGDFLNRENIDHFVDYAAFCFEEFPEVNYWTTFNEIGPIGDGQYLVGKFPPGIQYDLAKVFQSHHNMMVSHARAVKLYKDKGYKGEIGVVHALPTKYPLDPENQADVRAAELEDIIHNKFILDATYLGRYSEETMEGVNHILSVNGGSLDLREEDFAVLEAAKDLNDFLGINYYMSDWMQAFDGETEIIHNGKGEKGSSKYQIKGVGRRVAPGYVPRTDWDWIIYPQGLYDQIMRVKKDYPNYKKIYITENGLGYKDEFVDGTVYDDGRIDYVKQHLKVLSDAIADGANVKGYFIWSLMDVFSWSNGYEKRYGLFYVDFETQERYPKKSAHWYKKLAETQLIE, via the coding sequence ATGACAAAAACACTTCCAAAAGACTTTATTTTTGGCGGGGCAACAGCAGCCTATCAAGCAGAAGGTGCGACCAATACTGATGGTAAAGGACCAGTTGCCTGGGACAAATACCTCAAAGATAACTACTGGTACACTGCTGAACCAGCCAGTGATTTCTATCACAAATACCCAGTTGACCTCAAACTTGCAGAAGAGTATGGTGTCAATGGTATCCGTATTTCAATCGCTTGGTCACGTATCTTTCCAACTGGTTATGGGAAGGTTAATGACAAGGGGGTTGAGTTCTATCATAATCTATTTGCAGAATGTCACAAACGGCATGTTGAGCCCTTTGTAACTCTTCATCACTTTGATACGCCAGAAGCACTTCATTCAAATGGAGATTTCCTGAATAGAGAAAACATTGATCACTTTGTGGATTATGCAGCCTTCTGTTTTGAAGAATTTCCTGAAGTCAACTATTGGACAACCTTTAATGAAATTGGGCCGATAGGAGATGGTCAGTATTTAGTTGGGAAATTCCCTCCAGGTATTCAGTACGACCTTGCCAAAGTCTTTCAATCTCATCACAATATGATGGTGTCACATGCGCGTGCAGTCAAGCTATATAAAGATAAAGGCTATAAAGGGGAAATTGGTGTGGTTCACGCCCTGCCTACTAAATATCCTCTAGATCCTGAAAATCAAGCAGATGTTCGCGCTGCTGAGTTGGAAGATATCATCCACAATAAATTTATCTTGGATGCAACTTATCTTGGACGATATTCCGAAGAAACCATGGAAGGCGTCAACCATATTCTATCCGTCAATGGTGGAAGCTTAGATCTGCGTGAAGAAGATTTCGCTGTGCTAGAAGCTGCAAAAGACCTGAATGACTTCCTTGGAATTAACTACTACATGAGTGATTGGATGCAAGCCTTTGATGGCGAAACAGAAATCATTCATAACGGTAAGGGTGAAAAAGGAAGCTCTAAGTATCAAATTAAGGGAGTTGGACGTCGAGTGGCGCCTGGCTATGTCCCACGTACGGACTGGGACTGGATTATCTATCCTCAAGGTTTGTATGATCAAATCATGCGCGTGAAGAAAGATTACCCAAATTACAAGAAAATCTACATCACAGAGAATGGTCTCGGATACAAAGATGAGTTTGTGGATGGGACAGTCTACGATGATGGGCGGATTGATTATGTGAAACAACACTTGAAAGTATTATCTGATGCTATTGCTGATGGTGCCAACGTCAAAGGATACTTCATCTGGTCATTGATGGATGTCTTCTCTTGGTCAAACGGTTATGAAAAACGCTACGGTCTCTTTTATGTAGACTTTGAAACTCAAGAACGTTATCCTAAGAAATCAGCTCACTGGTACAAGAAACTAGCTGAGACACAACTTATTGAATAA
- a CDS encoding PRD domain-containing protein — translation MYRILNPMNHNVSLVRNDKGEEVIVIGKGIAFGKKKGDLIAEDQVEKIFRMKTEESRENFMALLKDVPLDFITVTYEIIDKLSKKYHYPIQEYLYVTLTDHIYCSYQALAQGRYKDSNLPDISTKYPVAFQIAKEAFEIYRQKLTDHFPEDEIIRIAYHFINAEGENEVQVVESIDKRKEILRNVEEVLKGYAIQRTKENNHFYDRFMIHLNYFLDYLDRSRDDNQSLLDMEDHIKQSYPRAFEIGSKIYDVITQHTGLDLYKSERVYLVLHIQRLLS, via the coding sequence ATGTATCGAATTCTAAACCCAATGAATCACAACGTCTCACTTGTCAGAAATGACAAAGGAGAAGAAGTGATTGTGATTGGTAAAGGGATTGCATTTGGGAAAAAGAAGGGGGATTTGATTGCTGAAGATCAAGTTGAGAAAATCTTTCGGATGAAGACAGAAGAGTCTAGGGAAAACTTTATGGCTCTGCTAAAAGATGTTCCGCTGGATTTTATCACAGTGACTTATGAAATCATTGATAAGCTATCAAAGAAATATCATTATCCGATTCAAGAGTATCTCTACGTAACCTTGACAGATCATATTTACTGTTCTTACCAAGCTCTAGCACAAGGAAGGTACAAGGATAGTAATCTGCCAGATATTTCCACTAAGTATCCTGTCGCTTTTCAAATCGCAAAGGAAGCTTTTGAAATCTATCGTCAGAAGTTGACAGATCATTTCCCTGAGGATGAAATTATTCGGATCGCTTATCATTTCATCAATGCCGAAGGGGAGAATGAAGTTCAAGTGGTTGAGTCGATTGATAAGAGGAAAGAAATTCTCAGGAATGTTGAAGAAGTGCTAAAGGGTTATGCAATTCAACGAACCAAAGAGAATAATCATTTCTATGATCGTTTTATGATTCATTTGAATTATTTCTTGGATTATTTAGACAGATCTAGAGATGATAACCAATCACTTCTGGATATGGAAGATCATATTAAACAATCCTATCCAAGAGCGTTCGAGATTGGTTCCAAGATCTATGATGTGATTACGCAACATACGGGTCTTGATTTGTATAAAAGTGAACGAGTTTATCTAGTTCTACATATCCAACGTTTATTGTCATAA
- a CDS encoding DeoR/GlpR family DNA-binding transcription regulator — MLKQEKLDSILEAVNTKGTITVKEIMESLDVSDMTARRYLQELADKDLLVRVHGGAEKLRTGSLLNNERSNVEKQGLQIAEKQEISRFAGHLIDEGETIFIGPGTTLECFARELPIDNIRVVTNSLPVFLILNERKLTDLILIGGNYRSITGAFVGTLTLQDLANLQFSKAFVSCNGIKDKAIATFSEEEGEVQRIALNNANKKYLLADHSKFNKFDFYTFYNISEIDTIVSDAKLSQETFEELSKQTTILLSKP, encoded by the coding sequence ATGCTAAAGCAAGAAAAACTAGATAGTATTCTAGAAGCAGTAAACACAAAAGGCACTATTACTGTAAAAGAGATTATGGAGAGTCTTGATGTGTCAGATATGACAGCTCGTCGCTACTTACAAGAATTGGCAGATAAGGATTTGCTGGTTCGTGTGCACGGTGGCGCTGAAAAACTTCGTACAGGTTCTCTCTTAAACAACGAACGCTCAAATGTTGAAAAACAAGGCTTGCAGATTGCTGAAAAACAAGAAATTAGCCGTTTTGCAGGTCATTTGATTGACGAAGGTGAAACTATTTTTATTGGTCCAGGAACAACCTTAGAATGTTTTGCTCGTGAACTCCCAATTGATAATATTCGTGTTGTAACAAACAGTCTTCCAGTTTTTCTCATCCTAAACGAACGAAAACTAACAGATTTGATTTTGATTGGTGGAAATTATCGCTCTATCACTGGAGCTTTTGTGGGAACACTTACCCTGCAGGATTTAGCCAATCTTCAGTTTTCTAAAGCTTTTGTAAGCTGTAATGGTATTAAGGATAAGGCAATTGCTACTTTCAGTGAAGAAGAGGGCGAGGTACAACGAATCGCCTTGAACAATGCCAATAAAAAATACTTACTGGCAGACCACAGTAAGTTTAATAAGTTTGATTTTTACACGTTCTACAATATCTCAGAGATTGATACCATCGTTTCAGATGCCAAACTGAGTCAGGAAACATTTGAAGAGCTGTCGAAACAAACAACCATTCTTTTATCAAAACCATAA
- a CDS encoding phosphocarrier protein HPr: MASKDFHVVAETGIHARPATLLVQTASKFASDITLEYKGKSVNLKSIMGVMSLGVGQGADVTISAEGADADDAIAAITETMEKEGLA; the protein is encoded by the coding sequence ATGGCTTCTAAAGATTTCCACGTAGTGGCAGAAACAGGTATTCACGCACGTCCAGCAACATTGTTGGTTCAAACAGCTAGCAAATTTGCTTCAGATATCACTCTTGAGTACAAAGGTAAATCAGTAAACCTTAAATCTATCATGGGTGTTATGAGTCTTGGTGTTGGCCAAGGTGCTGACGTTACAATTTCAGCTGAAGGTGCAGATGCTGACGACGCAATCGCTGCTATCACTGAAACTATGGAAAAAGAAGGATTGGCATAA
- the nrdE gene encoding class 1b ribonucleoside-diphosphate reductase subunit alpha translates to MGLKHLEDVTYFRLNNEINRPVNGQIMLHKDKEALDAFFKENVVPNTMVFDSITDKINYLIEHNYIETAFIKKYRPEFLEELHQFIKDQNFQFKSFMAAYKFYNQYALKTNDGEYYLESMEDRVFFNALYFADGDEAIATDIANEIIHQRYQPATPSFLNAGRARRGELVSCFLIQVTDDMNSIGRSINSALQLSRIGGGVGISLSNLREAGAPIKGYEGAASGVVPVMKLFEDSFSYSNQLGQRQGAGVVYLNVFHPDIIAFLSTKKENADEKVRVKTLSLGVVVPDKFYELARKNEEMYLFSPYSVELEYGVPFNYIDITEKYDELVANPKIRKTKIKARDLETEISKLQQESGYPYVVNIDTANRANPVDGKIIMSNLCSEILQVQEPSLINDAQEYLQMGTDVSCNLGSTNVVNMMTSPDFGRSIRAMVRALTFVTDSSHIVAVPTIDHGNSLAHTFGLGAMGLHSYLAQQLIEYGSAESIEFTSIYFMLMNYWTLVESNNIARERGITFHNFEKSDYANGSYFDKYVTGEFVPKSDRVKELFKDVFIPSAADWAELREKVQADGLYHQNRLAVAPNGSISYINDVSASIHPITQRIEERQEKKIGKIYYPAAGLSTDTIPYYTSAYDMDMRKVIDVYAAATEHVDQGLSLTLFMRSDIPKGLYEWKKENKQTTRDLSILRNYAFNKGIKSIYYVRTFTDDGGEVGANQCESCVI, encoded by the coding sequence ATGGGATTAAAACATCTTGAGGACGTAACTTACTTCCGTCTCAATAACGAAATCAACCGTCCTGTTAATGGACAAATCATGCTTCATAAAGATAAGGAAGCCTTGGATGCCTTCTTTAAAGAAAATGTAGTACCAAATACAATGGTTTTTGATTCAATTACTGATAAAATCAACTACCTCATTGAACACAACTACATTGAAACAGCATTTATCAAGAAATACCGTCCAGAGTTTTTGGAAGAATTGCATCAATTCATCAAGGACCAAAACTTCCAATTCAAATCATTCATGGCTGCCTATAAGTTTTACAACCAGTATGCCTTGAAGACTAATGACGGTGAATATTACCTTGAAAGTATGGAAGACCGTGTCTTCTTTAATGCACTTTACTTTGCTGACGGGGATGAAGCGATTGCGACTGATATTGCCAATGAAATCATCCACCAACGCTACCAACCTGCTACTCCTTCCTTCTTGAATGCTGGTCGTGCTCGTCGTGGGGAGTTGGTATCTTGTTTCTTGATTCAAGTAACGGATGATATGAACTCTATCGGACGTTCTATCAACTCAGCTCTTCAACTTTCACGTATCGGTGGTGGTGTGGGAATTTCCCTCAGCAACCTTCGTGAAGCTGGCGCACCTATCAAAGGTTATGAAGGAGCTGCTTCTGGTGTCGTTCCAGTTATGAAGCTTTTTGAAGACAGCTTCTCTTACTCTAACCAATTGGGTCAACGTCAAGGGGCTGGTGTAGTCTACCTCAACGTCTTTCACCCAGATATCATCGCCTTCCTTTCCACTAAGAAAGAAAATGCCGATGAAAAAGTTCGTGTTAAGACCCTTTCACTTGGTGTAGTGGTACCAGATAAATTCTACGAATTGGCTCGTAAAAATGAAGAAATGTACCTCTTCAGCCCTTACTCTGTAGAGCTTGAGTATGGCGTGCCATTCAACTATATCGACATCACTGAAAAATATGATGAATTAGTAGCAAATCCAAAAATTCGCAAGACAAAAATCAAGGCGCGTGATTTGGAAACGGAAATCTCTAAATTGCAACAAGAATCTGGCTATCCATATGTAGTCAACATCGATACGGCTAACCGTGCGAATCCTGTTGATGGAAAGATTATCATGAGTAACTTGTGTTCTGAGATTCTTCAAGTTCAAGAACCAAGCTTGATCAACGATGCTCAAGAATACCTCCAAATGGGAACAGACGTGTCATGTAACCTTGGTTCAACCAACGTGGTCAACATGATGACCTCACCTGACTTTGGTCGTTCTATCCGTGCAATGGTTCGTGCTTTGACTTTCGTTACAGATAGTTCACACATCGTAGCAGTTCCTACTATCGACCACGGAAACAGTTTGGCTCACACCTTTGGTCTTGGTGCCATGGGGCTTCATAGCTACCTTGCCCAACAACTGATTGAGTACGGATCAGCTGAGTCAATTGAATTTACAAGCATCTACTTTATGCTTATGAACTACTGGACCTTGGTAGAATCTAATAACATAGCGCGTGAACGTGGTATCACCTTCCACAACTTTGAAAAATCAGACTATGCTAACGGTAGCTACTTTGACAAGTATGTGACAGGCGAGTTTGTTCCAAAATCAGATCGTGTTAAAGAACTCTTCAAAGATGTCTTTATCCCAAGTGCTGCTGATTGGGCTGAACTTCGCGAAAAGGTTCAAGCAGATGGTCTTTATCACCAAAACCGCCTTGCTGTAGCTCCAAATGGTTCTATCAGTTACATCAACGATGTTTCTGCATCTATTCACCCGATTACGCAACGTATCGAAGAACGTCAAGAGAAGAAAATCGGTAAAATCTACTATCCTGCTGCAGGTTTGTCAACAGATACTATCCCTTACTACACTTCTGCTTATGACATGGATATGCGTAAGGTGATTGATGTTTATGCTGCTGCAACAGAGCACGTGGACCAAGGGCTTTCACTCACTCTCTTCATGCGTAGCGACATTCCAAAAGGTCTTTACGAATGGAAGAAGGAAAACAAACAAACGACACGTGACCTATCTATCCTTCGTAACTATGCCTTTAACAAGGGTATCAAGTCTATCTACTACGTCCGTACCTTTACAGATGATGGTGGAGAAGTTGGTGCTAACCAATGTGAAAGCTGTGTGATTTAA